From Mytilus edulis chromosome 8, xbMytEdul2.2, whole genome shotgun sequence, one genomic window encodes:
- the LOC139486146 gene encoding uncharacterized protein: MDGFHHELSEDDMILSQVLETLEDEMELRNVNIEDFFGEFPSNVLDENASGDLINTSAVSFDLGLDLDLWLQVPSENGKIQNVKDEKPKDQEQGVKPRFAEMTDNEIDTLIEDAENKNTKKTTKWAVNVYEDWKNSKIGSGLIIPNLKDLSVQDINSILGKFVVEVRKKNGEKYPAKTLYLLVTGLLRGMRSQGVSNLNFLNESDDRFLRFRQILDAQMKKLTADGYGINIKQADPISVEQEEILWDKSVSGNHSSESFFLNKLILKIQKMHLMFQNQKENIEDCQATALFKTACSIL; the protein is encoded by the exons ATGGATGGATTTCATCATGAATTATCGGAGGATGATATGATCTTATCACAAGTATTAGAAACATTGGAGGATGAAATGGAACTGAGAAATGTAAATATAGAGGACTTTTTTGGAGAGTTTCCTAGTAATGTGTTGGATGAGAATGCATCTGGAGATTTAATCAACACCTCAGCTGTTTCATTTGACCTAGGACTAGACTTAGATTTATGGTTGCAAGTTCCTTCGGAAAACGGAAAGATCCAAAATGTCAAG GATGAAAAACCTAAAGATCAGGAACAAGGAGTCAAACCAAGGTTTGCAGAAATGACAGACAATGAAATTGATACACTTATTGAAGATGCTgagaacaaaaacacaaagaaaaccACAAAATGGGCAGTTAATGTCTATGAAGACTGGAAGAATTCTAAAATTGGTAGTGGTTTAATTATACCAAACCTGAAGGATTTGTCTGTTCAAGATATTAACAGCATTTTAGGAAAATTTGTAGTAGAAGTTCGAAAAAAGAATGGAGAGAAATATCCAGCGAAAACACTTTATCTTCTTGTAACTGGACTTCTAAGAGGAATGCGGTCACAAGGTGTTTCTAATCTTAACTTTTTGAACGAGTCTGATGACAGATTTCTGAGGTTTAGACAAATACTTGACGCACAGATGAAAAAATTAACAGCAGATGGGTATGGTATAAATATTAAACAAGCAGATCCAATTTCAGTTGAACAGGAAGAAATTTTGTGGGACAAGTCTGTGTCTGGTAATCATTCATCCGAAAGTTTTTTCCTGAACAAGTTGATATTGAAAATACAGAAAATGCATTTAATGTTTCAAAACCAGAAGGAAAATATCGAGGACTGCCAAGCAACAGCTCTTTTCAAAACTGCGTGTTCAATTTTGTAA